Genomic window (Capsicum annuum cultivar UCD-10X-F1 chromosome 10, UCD10Xv1.1, whole genome shotgun sequence):
aaaaagataaaatgtgaaTCCAAAAAAGTGAATTGAGTTGTCTACTTTAGTACTTCTTGCTTGCCAGGGACACATGCAATATGGATTATTAAGGATTTTTGCTCTTTGGGATTAATCGTTGAGATTTTTAGCATTGAATCTAatactatatttttaaatatgaggATCCTACCCACTATTTATTGcaatttttataaagtttttacacataaaattataatttgCGTAAAAAATATTGGATGTAGACGAATTTGTTGTCTTTTAATTAACTCCATCCGTCACTGGACACACTTCTTCATGGTTTATTTTACTTATATAGTGCATTGATTACTCAAGTACAAGCTTTTACTTAAAGGGCTCAAAAGTCGCAACAAATTCTATCAAAAGCAATTACCAAGTGCCAACTACACTTGAAAAAGTTACTTCAAATCTGGTCCTCCAATGAATCGTCAGCTTCAAGTATCAAATGAGAAAGAACATAAATCATCatcacaagaagaagaagaaaagaaagatgaatcttttcaagaaaatgctcaagaaatcctccaaagTGATTATCAAAACCAACATTTGCAACAACTGCCTAATTATTTCACTTCCTCTAGTGCAACCTTAGTCCAAAAGCACCAAAGCAACACACAATGTCCAAGTCACGAAGAAGTCAAGAAAGTATTACTAAAAAGGAAGCCAAAGAGGGCTAAGCAAGATGTTATGGAAGTCCATGGAAGCCGCATTGTCCGAGCCACAGGGAGAAAGGACCGGCACAGCAAAGTTTCAACAGCCAGCGGTCCGAAGGACAGGCGTGTTAGGCTCTCGCCTAACACGGCAATTCAGTTCTACAACGTGCAAGATCGTCTTGGCTATGACCGTCCTAGTAAGGCCATCGATTGGCTGATTCAAGAATCTCAAAGAGCTATCAACGAGCTTGAAAAAACTCCCTTTCAAGTGCTTTCTAGAAAGATTGACTCGTCAAATAAAGCACTAAATTGGAGAAATGTGAAAAGCAAAGATGGCCAATTTGCTCTTGAACAGAGTTGGTCTGCTGATAAGAAAACGGAGTTAGAACAGTTGGCCCGCCATTCTTCGAAACTTAATTCTGCAATGCAGTACTCAGCTGATCAATTTCCAAAGGGAAGCTATAAAGAACAAAGTTCAAAAGTTTGTCCAGCAGATGTCAAGATTCAATCTTTGAATGACAACCAAATTGGGAATTTGAACTTGTTTTCATCAGAAGAGGATTCCAAGATTCAATCTTTTTGTGAATTGCAGACTCACTCAAAAGGCCATTTCCACTCAGAAACCAAAGAACTATCAGCAAATGATGCAAAGCTTCGATCTTTTTGTGAATTTCAGAATCACCAACAAGGCCATTTCCACTCAGAAACCGAAAAACAATCACCAAATGATGCCAAGattcaatatttttgtgaattgcAGACTTACCAACAAGGCCATTTTTACTCAGAAACCGAAAAACAATCACCAAGTGATGCCAAATTTCAACATTTTCGTGAATTGCAGACTTACCAACAAGGTCATTTTCACTCAGAAACCAAAAAACAGTCACCTAGCGATGCCAAGATTCAATCTTTTTATGAAATGCAGACTTACCAACAAGGCCATTTCCACTCAGAAACCAAAGAACAATCAGCAAATGATGCGAAGATTCGATCTTTTTGTGAATTTCGGACTCACCAACAAGACCATTTTCACTCAGAAACCAAAAGCGAATCAACAAATGATGCCAAGGTTCAATCTTTTGGTGAATTGCGGACTTACCAACAAGGCCATTTTCACTCAGAAACCGAAAAACAATCACCAGGTGATGCCAAGATGCAATCTTTTCGTGGATTGCAGACTTACCAACAAGGCCATTTCCACTCAGAAACCAAAGAACAATCAGTAAATGATGCCAAGATTCAATCTTTTCGTGAATTGCAGACTTACCAACAAGGTCATTTTCACTCAGAAACTGAAAAACAATCACCAAATGATGCCAAGATTCAATCTTTTTCTGAATTGCAGACTTACCAACAAGGCCATTTCCACTCAGAAACCGAAAAACAATCACCAAGTGATGCCAAGATTCAATCTTTTTGCGAATTAAAGACTTACCAACAAGGCCATTTGCACTCAGAAACCAAAAACCAACCACCTATTGATCCCAAGATTCAATCTTTTTGTGAAATGCAGACTTACCCACAAGGCCATTTTCACTCAGAAACCAAAAACCAATCAGCCATATTAAgcaactttttcaattttcaatcatCTCGTCAAAATAAGTCCATCAGTTTTTCTGGTGATCATCATCAAGGCTTTCTACCACAAAATTTCCCCACAGTTTTAGGCCAAAACCAAATGTTCAATTATCAGAGGGAACCCCTTCAGTCCAGTTCTTACATCAATAATATTGGATTTGCAAATGATGACTTATTGGGACTTTGTACTGCTCCAATAATACAACAAGAAGAAGAGCAACAACAGGGTACACTTCCAACTCTTTCACCAATTAATGCATCTACTCTGCTACATTATCAAGATTAGCTTTTTCACCAAGTCCATTTCTTGCataatgactttttttttgaGAATATTTGTGAGTCAGGTATAATTCCTATTATAGAATGGAGAATGTTTGAAGGAGAGTCTTGAAGTAGCTGTTAAATTTAGCTCCGTGTGACCTATAACCTATAGGTTACGAGTTCGACATGGGAAGCTACTACGAATGCCTTGTATCAACGTAGAGTGTCTACATGTCACTTCCTTCGGGTAATGTATGCATCAAGATACATGGTCTACATCACACTTCGTTGGGGTGGGGCCAAAACGTGAAATCAGCCACTAATGCGTGTATCAaaatacattgtctacatcacacttccttgtttggggcCAAAACATGGAATTAGCCATTAATGATTGTATCAGAATACATTATCTACATCATACTTCCTTGGGATGGGGCCAAAATATGGAACCAGACACTAATTCTTGCATCAGAATACGTTGTCTACATCACACTTCATTGGAAGACGTTGCATCAGGATATGTTGTCTACATCACACTTTCTTGGAAAACAATCTTTCCTCGATCGAATTTATGCGGGATAATTTTTGCGCCGATCTGCATTttataaaaaggaaataatttaGGCAAATCAATTCAAGTTCCCACTCCCTTCCCCTTTCTTCCCAAAATGAATGTGGGATACTTGTGCATGCCATCTTTACATGGAGTTGTCACTcctttagtagtagtagtaggtaTTACCCAATAATTGGCACGAGTAAGCATAGTTCAATTTTTGCATTTGAACTTTTCTTTAtgctttttcttttcactttcaCATATTGGTTGAAAGAATTTAGTTACTCTACTTATATGATTTTAGGTAATTTTTCGATGAGCTAGCTTTTGAAGTTGAACTATGATTCACTCacatttattactaataatgcaAGGAGTTTGAAGATCTATGTTAGATAGTTCACTGCTAAGACATGAAATTCGTGGCAAATATGTTCGTCTGGAACTATTTTCGTTGAAAATCCCACATTACAACAGGTTCTGATGGAAAACATCCTCCAAAAAATCGCATATGTTGTGCAACTtgcacaaactagagaaaattgaagaaaaggtgtcttttaagtcttgaaagaaGGATTGGTGCCAttaaccaacttaaagggtcaaacatcattaggaaacttgattaagttaattgtggacttgattaatattttcaaaactttctaatcttttcaaaaatacaaatcaactcaactcacgccacaccctcttcaatccaaatcgaCCACTCTCCCTCTccggcttctctcaactctctcccaatcaatagttttgcaaaatttcttccttcaacatccggcgacaaatagtcgggcgagttccttttcgactttcaaccgtcaatcgacatgaagacttctccggcgacaaaaacttcgagttcttcgtcgtcccatttcttttttcacaggtaaaaaattatgaagaaacagaggaacttgagccaactactcttctagtattgaaatgtggcctgaataaaatcctaatttctggcattttttcttctttttgttgaactgttgattcgaatttattggtgattttcgGTCcaagttgatgttcttagtgtgcgTGTGTGtaatgtgttggtgttgttgggttgatttgttgtttgtcttggtaaaaatgtattgtaacagatgaaacatctgacgtaatagatgaaacatctgatacaacagatgaaaaatctgatgcaacatatgaaaatctgatgaaactatgaaaatttgatgcaacaggtgaacaatctaatagatcattcatctgttgcgacagacgactcttctatttggaagaaatctaaacaatattgatccaaaagataactgattagtgatctgtttttattctttccaacggtttactctttattttgcaatagattagtgactgtttttattctttccaacgatttactcatccgttgcaacaggccggttatatgttgcaacagataacatacctggtgcaacagattagtgaatttttttatagtttccaatagattactcatccgttgcaacgggtCGGTTATATATTGTCTTAGTATCAGGTACAACAGATtagtgctatttttatggttcccacggattactcatccgttgcaacaggtcggttatatgttgcaacaattaacatacttggtgcaacagattagttgtctattagaactgttatattactgttatgcattaatcaattataatctatgttatgtttctgttaatttaagataagaTGGCTccccaaagaaaagaaatcgaatcaagtccaagtaaaggaacaagtgcagcagctcagctacatccaccactctatgagctttctttacaagcgttatctcaatcaggagcagaagataatgaatacgcggaggaggaatctttcaaaagagatgatccaaatgatAATAGCCCTTctgccgaagagttggtcaaaaccttcagcattgatcgttatcctgtgagaatgcagtgagATGGTGCCACATATTTAACGGGTGATCTTGTGGTTAAGTCAATCAtgaaaaaatctttcgacgccttcagaaaaatacttcgagaacaaaaattagattcttatttcaCGGAAagttgctttgggcaatatcttgattttccaaaggacaacaatgctcgtttccagatgcaaatggtatatgatcttttTAAGCgcaggtttatatatgaaaataaagataagatggatgaggtgtggataaattactgtgcatgcttgtttgttttggttggaaggagtttgccatagttaccgaactaaaattttatcctccttctc
Coding sequences:
- the LOC107844849 gene encoding uncharacterized protein LOC107844849; the encoded protein is MNRQLQVSNEKEHKSSSQEEEEKKDESFQENAQEILQSDYQNQHLQQLPNYFTSSSATLVQKHQSNTQCPSHEEVKKVLLKRKPKRAKQDVMEVHGSRIVRATGRKDRHSKVSTASGPKDRRVRLSPNTAIQFYNVQDRLGYDRPSKAIDWLIQESQRAINELEKTPFQVLSRKIDSSNKALNWRNVKSKDGQFALEQSWSADKKTELEQLARHSSKLNSAMQYSADQFPKGSYKEQSSKVCPADVKIQSLNDNQIGNLNLFSSEEDSKIQSFCELQTHSKGHFHSETKELSANDAKLRSFCEFQNHQQGHFHSETEKQSPNDAKIQYFCELQTYQQGHFYSETEKQSPSDAKFQHFRELQTYQQGHFHSETKKQSPSDAKIQSFYEMQTYQQGHFHSETKEQSANDAKIRSFCEFRTHQQDHFHSETKSESTNDAKVQSFGELRTYQQGHFHSETEKQSPGDAKMQSFRGLQTYQQGHFHSETKEQSVNDAKIQSFRELQTYQQGHFHSETEKQSPNDAKIQSFSELQTYQQGHFHSETEKQSPSDAKIQSFCELKTYQQGHLHSETKNQPPIDPKIQSFCEMQTYPQGHFHSETKNQSAILSNFFNFQSSRQNKSISFSGDHHQGFLPQNFPTVLGQNQMFNYQREPLQSSSYINNIGFANDDLLGLCTAPIIQQEEEQQQGTLPTLSPINASTLLHYQD